A single region of the Paraburkholderia sprentiae WSM5005 genome encodes:
- a CDS encoding ClcB-like voltage-gated chloride channel protein — protein sequence MLSFLLKLRTRAQRLFRLSEAHTMLVWSVVVGIAGAFATIAFRNCIQLLQLAMTGHSGSFVELARSLPWTMRIWVPAVGGLAAGIFLLIAQRHADSTPHTDYMEAVAIGDGVVPVRLSLWRSVSSLFTIASGGSIGREGPMVQLAALASSLIGRWVHFDPPRLRLLVACGAAAGITSAYSAPIAGAFFVTEIVLGSIAMENFGPVLVAAVVANITMREFAGYKPPYEMPEFPTVTGPEVLLFVALGALCGAAAPQFLRLLDASKAAFRKLPVALPVRLALGGLVVGIISVAEPEVWGNGYSVVNSILHSPWTWSALVLVLVCKLAATAATAGSGAVGGVFTPTLFVGAAVGSLFGQGMHALWPHATSAAYAYAMVGMGAFLAGATQAPLMAILMIFEMTLSYQVVLPLMLSCVVAYFIARAIGKTSMYEITLRRNREEQERSRLRATQMRELIRPAQTVVRPNATVHDMTRVFLEYPVKYLYVANDSGAFLGVVALKDITSDLLERRDTSMKTAADYLQPHFDVLTPDMSLAVALQHFLAFQGERLPVIESTAHPKLAGVVYKTSLLDAYFRMNPSR from the coding sequence GTGCTTTCATTCCTGCTGAAACTGCGCACCCGCGCCCAACGCCTTTTCCGCCTTTCCGAAGCCCACACGATGCTGGTCTGGTCGGTCGTGGTCGGCATTGCCGGCGCGTTCGCGACCATCGCGTTTCGCAACTGCATCCAACTGCTGCAACTGGCGATGACCGGCCACTCCGGCAGCTTCGTCGAACTGGCGCGCAGCCTGCCGTGGACGATGCGCATCTGGGTGCCGGCCGTGGGCGGTCTGGCCGCCGGTATTTTTCTGCTGATCGCGCAGCGTCACGCCGACAGCACCCCGCACACCGACTACATGGAAGCCGTTGCGATCGGGGACGGCGTCGTGCCGGTGCGACTCAGCCTGTGGCGCAGCGTGTCGTCGCTGTTTACGATCGCGAGCGGCGGCTCGATCGGCCGCGAGGGTCCGATGGTGCAGCTCGCGGCGCTCGCGTCGTCGCTGATCGGCCGCTGGGTCCACTTCGATCCGCCACGGCTGCGCCTGCTGGTCGCGTGCGGCGCGGCGGCCGGTATCACTTCCGCGTACAGCGCGCCGATCGCGGGCGCGTTTTTCGTCACCGAGATCGTGCTCGGCTCGATCGCGATGGAAAACTTCGGGCCGGTTCTGGTCGCGGCGGTCGTCGCGAACATCACGATGCGCGAGTTCGCCGGTTACAAGCCGCCCTACGAGATGCCGGAGTTTCCGACCGTGACCGGTCCCGAGGTGCTGCTGTTCGTCGCGCTCGGCGCGCTGTGCGGCGCGGCCGCGCCGCAGTTCCTGCGGCTGCTCGATGCATCGAAGGCGGCATTTCGCAAACTGCCGGTGGCGCTGCCTGTGCGGCTCGCGCTCGGCGGTCTCGTGGTCGGCATCATTTCGGTCGCGGAGCCCGAGGTGTGGGGCAACGGCTACAGCGTCGTGAACTCGATCCTGCATTCGCCGTGGACGTGGTCCGCGCTCGTGCTCGTGCTCGTCTGCAAGCTCGCGGCGACCGCGGCGACGGCCGGCTCCGGCGCGGTGGGCGGCGTGTTTACGCCGACGCTGTTCGTCGGCGCGGCGGTCGGCTCGCTGTTCGGCCAGGGCATGCACGCATTGTGGCCGCATGCGACCTCGGCCGCCTACGCGTATGCGATGGTCGGCATGGGCGCGTTCCTCGCGGGCGCGACCCAGGCGCCGCTGATGGCGATCCTGATGATCTTCGAGATGACGTTGAGCTATCAGGTCGTGCTGCCACTGATGCTGTCGTGCGTAGTCGCGTATTTCATCGCCCGCGCGATCGGCAAGACTTCGATGTACGAGATCACGCTGCGCCGCAATCGCGAGGAGCAGGAGCGCTCGCGTTTGCGCGCCACACAAATGCGCGAACTGATCCGTCCCGCGCAGACCGTGGTGCGGCCGAACGCGACGGTGCACGACATGACGCGCGTGTTCCTCGAATATCCGGTCAAGTATCTGTACGTCGCGAACGACTCCGGCGCGTTTCTCGGCGTGGTTGCGCTGAAGGACATCACGTCCGATCTGCTCGAGCGCCGCGACACGTCGATGAAGACCGCCGCCGATTATCTACAGCCGCATTTCGACGTGCTGACGCCGGACATGTCGCTCGCCGTCGCGTTGCAGCACTTCCTGGCGTTTCAGGGCGAGCGGTTGCCCGTGATCGAAAGCACCGCGCATCCGAAGCTCGCCGGCGTCGTCTACAAGACCTCGCTACTGGATGCGTACTTCCGTATGAATCCGTCGCGCTAG
- a CDS encoding C45 family autoproteolytic acyltransferase/hydolase, with protein MSEPSPEAVRRDQAGWIFVHIEGEPYDRGEQHGQLLADEIRNAIRTARYLAKWDTGEEFDTFVNAATSQFASKLDTEFADEIQGIADGAKLPFAEVLAWNGYMDLLQSWWPTHAAQQRPQLGAKLWRGRRGHHCSAFIATGNATRDGRIVMAHNSWDRYAAGDAFNVVFDIVPDRGNRILMQGLPGCISSLTDFWVTAAGLMVTETTISNFAGYNAAGAPEFYRSRRASQYANSIKEWCDMFSLANNGGYANSWLLGDTKTGEIARYELGLHYAGFETTKDGFYSGYNTATDLKIRNQECIGEGEDYTDVRKNGARRLRFMQLEDMHRGSIDVELAKQMIADHHDVYLDRNDNPCSRTICGHLELDDARFGGTDHGPFNPWGANDGKVVDSDMAREMAFTARWGHPCGRPFDAQAFMKRHPQWNWLNGYMRDRPSWPWTRFEVLR; from the coding sequence ATGAGCGAACCGTCCCCGGAAGCCGTACGCCGCGATCAAGCCGGTTGGATTTTCGTGCATATCGAAGGCGAGCCGTACGATCGCGGCGAGCAGCACGGCCAGTTGCTCGCCGACGAAATCAGAAACGCGATCCGCACCGCGCGCTACCTCGCCAAATGGGACACGGGCGAGGAGTTCGACACCTTCGTCAACGCCGCGACGAGCCAGTTCGCGAGCAAGCTCGACACCGAATTCGCCGACGAAATCCAGGGGATCGCCGACGGCGCGAAGCTGCCGTTCGCCGAAGTGCTCGCGTGGAACGGCTACATGGATCTGCTGCAAAGCTGGTGGCCGACACACGCGGCGCAGCAGCGGCCGCAGTTGGGCGCGAAGCTGTGGCGCGGCCGGCGCGGTCACCACTGCAGTGCGTTCATCGCCACCGGCAATGCGACGCGCGACGGCCGCATCGTGATGGCGCACAACTCGTGGGACCGCTACGCGGCCGGCGACGCGTTCAACGTGGTATTCGACATCGTGCCCGATCGCGGCAACCGCATCCTGATGCAGGGCCTGCCGGGCTGCATTTCGAGCCTGACCGACTTCTGGGTTACGGCGGCCGGCCTGATGGTCACCGAAACGACGATCTCGAACTTCGCGGGCTACAACGCGGCCGGTGCGCCCGAGTTCTATCGCTCGCGGCGCGCGTCGCAGTATGCGAACAGCATCAAGGAATGGTGCGACATGTTCTCGCTCGCGAACAACGGCGGCTACGCGAACAGCTGGCTGCTCGGCGACACGAAGACCGGCGAGATCGCGCGCTACGAACTCGGGCTGCACTATGCGGGCTTCGAGACCACGAAGGACGGTTTCTACAGCGGCTACAACACCGCGACGGACCTGAAGATCCGCAACCAGGAATGCATCGGCGAAGGCGAGGACTATACCGACGTGCGCAAGAACGGCGCGCGGCGTCTGCGCTTCATGCAGCTCGAGGACATGCATCGCGGCAGCATCGACGTCGAACTCGCGAAGCAGATGATCGCCGATCATCACGACGTCTATCTCGATCGCAACGACAACCCGTGCTCGCGCACGATCTGTGGGCATCTGGAGCTCGACGACGCGCGCTTTGGCGGCACCGATCACGGCCCGTTCAATCCGTGGGGCGCGAACGACGGCAAAGTGGTCGATAGCGACATGGCGCGCGAGATGGCGTTCACCGCGCGCTGGGGCCATCCGTGCGGCCGGCCGTTCGACGCGCAGGCGTTCATGAAGCGGCATCCGCAGTGGAACTGGCTGAACGGCTATATGCGCGACCGGCCGTCGTGGCCCTGGACGCGCTTCGAGGTGCTGCGCTAG
- a CDS encoding DUF2795 domain-containing protein: protein MTASDIPGESIDLQIADLLAEVKFPTNKDALVDAAREAGASNEVLAMLDGMPEQDYVDIESVTRLIGGNYGPGLGI, encoded by the coding sequence ATGACGGCCTCGGACATTCCCGGCGAATCGATCGATCTGCAGATTGCCGATCTTCTCGCGGAAGTCAAATTCCCCACCAACAAGGATGCGCTCGTCGACGCGGCGCGCGAAGCCGGCGCGAGCAACGAGGTACTGGCGATGCTCGATGGCATGCCGGAGCAGGATTACGTCGACATCGAATCGGTCACGCGCTTGATCGGCGGCAATTATGGCCCGGGCTTAGGGATCTAA
- a CDS encoding efflux RND transporter periplasmic adaptor subunit, which produces MRQQSPPFLHRGISRQTCALALAAVVALAACSKKEAAAPPPRPVVALAVHADGHALQAASLPGEVQARYSTPLSFRVAGKIIERRVRLGDTVKSGEVVALLDPADAQKNAASTQAQLDAAQHNLVYAQQQLERDKAQAKENLIAPAQLEQTTNAYASALAQRDQAQQQAALAKNQLQYTTLVAGHAGVITAEQADTGQNVSAGQAVYNLAWSGDVDVLCDVPESALAAFAVGQHASVTLAALPGRKLSARVRELSPAADPQSRTWRARLTLLDAGADVRLGMTADVTPAVPLAAGAARHGVFTLPVTALFHEGREPAVWVVRAADNTLELRRVSVTRYDERTFVVSDGLKDGESVVLQGVHTVSAGEKVRAIAPLHPEDFAS; this is translated from the coding sequence ATGCGCCAGCAGTCTCCCCCATTCCTTCATCGCGGCATCTCCCGGCAAACCTGCGCGCTCGCGCTGGCGGCGGTTGTCGCGCTCGCGGCCTGCTCGAAGAAGGAAGCCGCGGCGCCCCCGCCGCGCCCGGTGGTCGCCCTTGCGGTCCATGCGGACGGCCACGCGCTGCAGGCGGCGTCGCTCCCCGGCGAAGTGCAGGCGCGCTATTCCACGCCGCTGTCGTTTCGCGTCGCCGGCAAGATCATCGAGCGCCGGGTGCGGCTCGGCGACACGGTGAAGAGCGGTGAGGTCGTCGCCTTGCTCGACCCGGCCGATGCACAGAAGAACGCAGCGAGCACGCAGGCGCAACTCGACGCCGCGCAGCACAACCTCGTCTATGCGCAGCAGCAGCTCGAGCGCGACAAGGCGCAGGCCAAAGAAAACCTGATCGCGCCGGCACAGCTCGAACAGACCACCAACGCCTACGCATCCGCGCTCGCGCAGCGCGATCAGGCGCAGCAGCAGGCGGCACTCGCGAAGAACCAGCTGCAATACACGACGCTCGTCGCCGGTCATGCGGGCGTCATCACGGCTGAACAGGCGGACACGGGCCAGAACGTGTCGGCGGGTCAGGCCGTCTACAACCTCGCGTGGAGCGGCGATGTCGACGTGCTATGCGACGTGCCCGAAAGCGCGCTTGCGGCCTTCGCCGTCGGCCAGCACGCGAGCGTCACGCTCGCTGCGCTGCCTGGCCGCAAGCTGAGTGCGCGCGTGCGCGAGCTGTCGCCGGCAGCCGATCCGCAAAGCCGCACGTGGCGCGCGCGTCTGACGCTGCTCGATGCCGGCGCCGACGTGCGCCTGGGCATGACCGCCGACGTCACGCCGGCCGTGCCGCTCGCCGCGGGGGCCGCGCGGCACGGCGTGTTCACGCTGCCGGTCACCGCGCTGTTTCACGAGGGACGCGAGCCGGCCGTGTGGGTCGTGCGCGCCGCGGACAACACGCTCGAACTGCGTCGCGTGAGCGTCACGCGCTACGACGAGCGCACCTTCGTCGTCAGCGATGGCCTGAAAGATGGCGAAAGCGTCGTGCTGCAAGGCGTGCACACCGTGAGCGCGGGCGAAAAAGTCCGCGCGATCGCGCCGCTGCATCCCGAGGACTTCGCTTCATGA
- a CDS encoding efflux transporter outer membrane subunit yields MAIPALSRHRRARFDALARTAIGTSIASLIGMLGACSFGPNGDAPAMPQPAHYGAEALPTQTVPAQGVTQHFVTGAQPVPEWWKLYRSDALNALVDEGLRNSPTLAATDRSLAAAREQLRAQVGSSLLPTIDAGGQATRNRALAIPEIGTNTFLYNVFVGQVQAHYTFDLFGSARLANAALAARVNVQVYQLEAARRALAANIVTATITSAALHAQIDTSERLVSLANEQARDTGRRFALGAVSHADLLNAQQSAASVSASLPALKQQWLTTRHALAVLLGRTPDAAPDDLDLAQLHVPEQVPVVVPSELLRTRPDIEAADAALKAAATDVGVATAQMFPSLSLSASMGQGGFSWPVAMSGAGAIWSIGASLSQPLFHGGALVAQRRAAQHTYEASVSQYKQTVLAAFQNVADTLASLEHDAQSLDAANVAARSAQGVFNDTSARYRLGALPVAATRSSEQQWRNAQLDEIRYMSARLTDTAALFQAMGNPPVDQGGTSSAPAATAAAPASATVGTRHTTTSN; encoded by the coding sequence ATGGCTATTCCCGCCCTATCCCGCCACCGCCGCGCGCGCTTCGACGCGCTGGCCCGTACCGCGATTGGCACGAGCATCGCGAGCCTCATCGGCATGCTCGGCGCCTGCTCGTTCGGACCGAACGGCGACGCGCCCGCGATGCCGCAGCCCGCGCACTATGGCGCCGAAGCGCTGCCGACGCAAACCGTGCCCGCGCAGGGTGTCACGCAGCACTTCGTGACCGGCGCGCAACCGGTGCCCGAATGGTGGAAGCTGTACCGCTCGGATGCGCTGAACGCGCTCGTCGACGAAGGCTTGCGCAACAGTCCGACGCTCGCCGCGACCGACCGCAGTCTCGCCGCCGCGCGCGAGCAATTGCGCGCGCAGGTGGGTAGCTCGCTGCTGCCGACCATCGACGCCGGCGGCCAGGCGACCCGCAACCGCGCGCTCGCGATCCCCGAGATCGGAACGAACACGTTCCTGTACAACGTGTTCGTCGGCCAGGTGCAGGCGCACTACACGTTCGATCTGTTCGGCTCCGCGCGTCTCGCGAACGCGGCACTCGCCGCGCGCGTCAACGTGCAGGTCTATCAGCTCGAGGCGGCGCGGCGCGCGCTCGCCGCCAACATCGTGACCGCGACGATCACGAGCGCCGCGCTGCATGCTCAGATCGATACGAGCGAGCGGCTCGTGAGCCTCGCCAACGAACAGGCGCGCGATACCGGGCGGCGCTTCGCGCTCGGCGCGGTATCGCATGCCGATCTGCTGAACGCGCAGCAAAGCGCGGCGAGCGTGTCGGCGAGTCTCCCGGCGCTCAAGCAACAGTGGCTTACTACCCGTCACGCGCTCGCGGTGCTGCTCGGCCGCACACCCGATGCCGCGCCGGACGACCTCGATCTCGCGCAGCTGCATGTGCCCGAGCAGGTGCCGGTCGTCGTGCCGTCGGAGCTGCTGCGCACCCGGCCTGACATCGAGGCCGCCGATGCTGCGCTGAAGGCCGCGGCGACGGATGTCGGCGTCGCGACCGCGCAGATGTTTCCGAGCCTCTCGCTGTCGGCATCGATGGGACAAGGCGGCTTTAGCTGGCCGGTCGCGATGTCGGGTGCGGGGGCCATCTGGAGCATCGGCGCGTCGCTGTCGCAACCGCTGTTTCATGGCGGCGCGCTCGTCGCGCAGCGCCGCGCGGCGCAGCACACGTATGAGGCGAGCGTGTCGCAGTACAAGCAGACCGTGCTGGCCGCGTTCCAGAACGTCGCCGACACGCTCGCCTCGCTCGAGCACGACGCGCAGTCGCTCGATGCGGCGAACGTCGCCGCACGTTCGGCACAAGGCGTGTTCAACGACACGTCGGCGCGCTATCGGCTCGGCGCGCTGCCGGTCGCGGCGACGCGTTCGAGCGAGCAGCAATGGCGCAACGCGCAGCTCGATGAGATCCGCTATATGAGCGCGCGGCTGACGGATACGGCGGCGTTGTTTCAGGCGATGGGGAATCCGCCGGTTGATCAGGGCGGGACGTCGTCCGCTCCGGCGGCAACTGCTGCCGCTCCCGCTTCTGCGACTGTCGGTACACGTCACACCACCACATCCAACTGA
- a CDS encoding TetR/AcrR family transcriptional regulator — protein sequence MKRQRLTREQSKDQTRERLLDAAQATFMKKGFVAASVEDIAAAAGYTRGAFYSNFRSKSELFLELLRRDHEAMQADLQAIFESAASREEMEARVLRYYSSLHRENKCFLLWVEAKLLAVRDGRFRLRFNAFMHEKLEQLSAYVREFSERVGTPMSMPPEQLAIGLMGLCDGVQFFHTVDPQNVPAEMAETVLAGFFSRVVFGRDA from the coding sequence ATGAAACGGCAAAGACTGACCAGAGAGCAGAGCAAGGACCAGACGCGGGAGCGTCTGCTCGATGCCGCGCAGGCAACTTTCATGAAGAAGGGCTTCGTCGCGGCGAGTGTCGAAGACATCGCGGCGGCGGCCGGCTATACGCGTGGCGCGTTCTATTCGAATTTCCGCAGCAAGAGCGAGCTGTTTCTGGAACTATTGCGGCGCGATCACGAAGCGATGCAGGCGGACCTGCAGGCGATCTTCGAGAGCGCGGCATCGCGCGAGGAGATGGAGGCGCGCGTGCTGCGCTACTACAGCTCGCTGCATCGCGAGAACAAGTGCTTTCTGCTGTGGGTCGAAGCGAAGTTGCTCGCGGTGCGCGACGGGCGCTTCCGGCTGCGCTTCAACGCATTCATGCACGAGAAACTCGAGCAATTGAGCGCCTATGTGCGCGAGTTCTCGGAGCGCGTCGGCACGCCGATGTCGATGCCGCCCGAGCAACTCGCGATCGGCCTGATGGGCCTGTGCGACGGCGTGCAGTTCTTCCACACGGTCGATCCGCAGAATGTGCCGGCGGAGATGGCCGAGACGGTGCTGGCGGGGTTTTTCTCGCGCGTGGTGTTCGGGCGCGATGCGTGA
- a CDS encoding efflux RND transporter permease subunit, whose protein sequence is MSTSHEEGRFNLSAWALRHQALVVFLIALATAFGILAYSRLAQSEDPPFTFRVMVIRTYWPGATARQVQEQLTDRIGRKLQETPYIDFVRSYSRPGESLIFFTMKDSAPVRQVPETWYQVRKKVGDIAATLPPGIQGPFFNDEFGDVYTNIYTLEGDGFSAAQLHDYADQLRSVLLRVPGVGKVDYFGDPDQHIYIEIANTQLTRLGITPQQLGQAINAQNTIAPAGTLSTTDDRVFVRPSGQFNDVNALADMLIRINNRTFRLGDIATIRRGYDDPVVTQMRFGGKPVLGIGVTMQPGGDVIRLGKALDQQMTQLRAALPVGLKLVEVSSMPHAVARSVNDFLEAVAEAVGIVLVVSLVSLGVRTGMVVVISIPVVLAVTALCMYLFDIGLHKVSLGTLVLALGLLVDDAIIAVEMMSVKLEQGWNRARAAAFAYTSTAFPMLTGTLVTVSGFLPIALAKSSTGEYTRSIFEVSAIALIASWLAAVVLIPLLGYHMLPERKRHAHEPDDHEHDIYDTRFYARLRGWIGWCVERRFVVLAITVLLFGLAMAGFSLVPQQFFPSSDRPELLVDVRLPEGASFDATLRQAKRVEQALQGRPEIDHTVSFVGTGAPRFYLPLDQQLQQPNFAQFVITAKSVKDREKLAQWLEPELLNNFPAIRTRLSRLENGPPVGYPVQFRVSGDDIATVRSIAERVAATMRANRGTRNVQFDWDEPAERSVRFEIDQKRARELGVTSEDVSSFLAMTLSGYTVTQYRERDKLISVDLRAPRAERVDPSKLTALAMPTPNGPVPLGTLGHLRNDLEYGVIWERDRQPTITVQSDVSAGAQGIDVTHAVDRALAPIRATLPVGYRIEIGGSVEESAKGQTSINAQIPIMVIAVLTLLMIQLQSFARVLMVVLTAPLGLIGVVLTLLLFGQPFGFVAMLGVIAMFGIIMRNSVILVDQIEQDIAAGHKRFDAIVGATVRRFRPITLTAAAAVLALIPLLRSNFFGPMATALMGGITSATILTLFYLPALYAASFRVRSDEREPHAPSGSGATHTGN, encoded by the coding sequence ATGAGCACGTCGCACGAAGAAGGACGCTTCAATCTGTCAGCGTGGGCGCTGCGTCATCAGGCGCTGGTCGTATTCCTGATCGCGCTCGCCACTGCGTTCGGCATCCTCGCGTACTCGCGTCTCGCGCAGTCGGAAGACCCGCCCTTCACGTTCCGCGTGATGGTGATCCGCACGTACTGGCCTGGCGCCACCGCGCGCCAGGTGCAGGAGCAGCTGACCGATCGCATCGGCCGCAAGTTGCAGGAGACGCCGTACATCGATTTCGTGCGCAGCTACTCGCGCCCCGGGGAATCGCTGATCTTCTTCACCATGAAGGATTCGGCGCCGGTGCGCCAGGTGCCCGAGACCTGGTACCAGGTGCGCAAGAAAGTCGGCGACATCGCAGCGACTTTGCCGCCGGGCATCCAGGGGCCGTTCTTCAACGACGAATTCGGCGACGTCTACACCAACATCTACACGCTCGAAGGCGACGGCTTTTCCGCCGCGCAACTGCACGATTACGCGGACCAGCTACGCTCGGTGCTGCTGCGCGTGCCGGGCGTCGGCAAGGTCGATTATTTCGGCGATCCCGATCAGCACATCTACATCGAGATCGCGAACACCCAGTTGACGCGTCTCGGCATCACGCCACAACAGCTCGGACAGGCGATCAACGCGCAGAACACGATCGCGCCCGCCGGTACGCTGAGCACCACCGACGACCGCGTGTTCGTGCGTCCGAGCGGCCAGTTCAACGATGTCAATGCACTCGCCGACATGCTGATCCGCATCAACAACCGCACCTTCCGTCTCGGCGACATCGCGACGATCAGGCGCGGTTACGACGACCCGGTCGTCACGCAGATGCGCTTCGGCGGCAAACCCGTGCTCGGCATCGGCGTGACGATGCAGCCGGGCGGCGACGTGATCCGCCTGGGAAAGGCGCTCGATCAGCAGATGACCCAATTGCGCGCCGCGCTGCCCGTCGGATTGAAGCTCGTCGAAGTATCGAGCATGCCGCATGCGGTCGCGCGCTCGGTCAACGACTTCCTCGAAGCAGTCGCCGAAGCGGTCGGGATCGTGCTGGTCGTAAGCCTGGTGTCGCTCGGCGTGCGCACCGGCATGGTTGTCGTGATCTCGATTCCGGTCGTGCTCGCGGTCACTGCGCTGTGCATGTACCTGTTCGATATCGGCCTGCACAAGGTATCGCTCGGCACACTCGTGCTCGCGCTCGGCCTGCTCGTCGACGATGCGATCATCGCGGTCGAAATGATGTCGGTGAAGCTCGAGCAAGGCTGGAACCGCGCGCGCGCCGCGGCCTTCGCGTACACCAGCACCGCGTTTCCGATGTTGACCGGCACGCTCGTGACCGTGTCGGGCTTCCTGCCTATCGCGCTCGCGAAATCGAGCACCGGCGAGTACACGCGCTCTATTTTCGAGGTGTCGGCGATCGCGCTAATCGCGTCGTGGCTCGCGGCGGTCGTGCTGATTCCGCTGCTCGGCTATCACATGCTGCCGGAGCGCAAGCGCCATGCGCACGAGCCCGACGACCACGAGCACGACATCTACGACACGCGCTTTTATGCGCGCTTGCGCGGCTGGATCGGCTGGTGCGTCGAGCGGCGTTTCGTCGTGCTCGCGATCACGGTGCTGCTGTTCGGGCTCGCGATGGCCGGCTTCTCGCTCGTGCCGCAGCAGTTCTTCCCGAGCTCGGACCGGCCGGAGTTGCTGGTCGATGTGCGGCTGCCCGAAGGCGCGTCGTTCGATGCCACGTTGCGCCAGGCCAAACGCGTCGAACAAGCGCTTCAGGGACGCCCCGAGATCGATCACACGGTCAGCTTCGTCGGCACCGGCGCGCCGCGTTTCTATCTGCCGCTCGATCAGCAATTGCAGCAGCCGAACTTCGCGCAGTTCGTGATCACCGCGAAGTCGGTCAAGGACCGCGAGAAGCTCGCGCAATGGCTCGAACCGGAATTGCTCAACAACTTTCCGGCGATCCGCACGCGCCTGTCGCGCCTCGAGAACGGGCCGCCGGTCGGCTATCCGGTGCAGTTTCGCGTGAGCGGCGACGACATCGCGACCGTGCGCTCGATCGCCGAACGCGTCGCCGCGACCATGCGCGCCAATCGCGGCACGCGCAACGTGCAGTTCGACTGGGACGAACCCGCCGAGCGCTCGGTGCGCTTCGAGATCGACCAGAAACGCGCGCGCGAGCTCGGCGTGACTTCCGAAGACGTTTCCAGCTTCCTCGCGATGACGCTGTCCGGCTACACGGTCACGCAGTATCGCGAGCGCGACAAGCTGATCAGCGTCGATCTGCGCGCGCCGCGCGCCGAACGCGTCGACCCGTCGAAGTTGACCGCGCTCGCGATGCCGACGCCGAACGGCCCGGTGCCGCTCGGCACGCTGGGGCATCTGCGCAACGACCTCGAATACGGCGTGATCTGGGAACGCGATCGTCAGCCGACCATCACCGTGCAGTCCGACGTGTCGGCCGGCGCGCAAGGCATCGACGTCACGCACGCGGTGGATCGCGCGCTCGCGCCGATCCGCGCGACGCTGCCGGTCGGCTACCGGATCGAGATCGGCGGCTCCGTCGAGGAAAGCGCGAAAGGTCAAACCTCGATCAACGCGCAGATTCCGATCATGGTGATCGCGGTGCTCACGCTGCTGATGATCCAGCTGCAAAGCTTCGCGCGCGTGCTGATGGTCGTGCTGACCGCGCCGCTCGGCCTGATCGGCGTCGTGCTCACCTTGCTTCTGTTCGGCCAGCCGTTCGGCTTCGTCGCGATGCTCGGCGTGATCGCGATGTTCGGCATCATCATGCGCAACTCGGTGATTCTCGTCGATCAGATCGAGCAGGACATCGCGGCGGGGCACAAGCGTTTCGATGCGATCGTCGGCGCGACCGTGCGGCGGTTCCGGCCGATCACGCTGACCGCCGCGGCCGCCGTGCTCGCGCTGATCCCGCTGTTGCGCTCGAACTTCTTCGGGCCGATGGCGACCGCCCTGATGGGCGGCATCACGAGCGCGACGATCCTCACGCTGTTCTATCTGCCCGCGCTGTACGCCGCATCGTTCCGGGTGCGCAGCGACGAGCGCGAGCCGCACGCGCCATCTGGTTCGGGCGCCACGCACACGGGTAACTGA
- a CDS encoding LysR family transcriptional regulator, with translation MNQLQSMRVFVKVADLGSFVGAAGALDLSTAVVTRHVADLEARLGTRLLNRTTRRLSLTESGATYLERVRHILADLEGVEQMVVARNHEPVGTLRIVAPVVFGLHSLAPVVQSYAARYPDVMPDVTLADRHVDLVEEGFDVGILVARHMRSASIVTRRLTTGYMTVCATPAYLAQHGTPTRPEDLLRHSCLSRPTEQSGGEERVFKGPDREVRVRPTNAIAANNAEMLRQFALLGMGVAILPSYLIGRDLTAGRLVRLLDAYSLPPIEITIAYPSRLHLPAKVRTFIDHLVEHFQPGSAPAPTSRGAVQVRAVARVSGSGDPTAREIARDALESGGTTRRVIRVPRTRIAASSQF, from the coding sequence ATGAATCAACTGCAGTCGATGCGCGTGTTCGTCAAGGTGGCGGACCTCGGCAGTTTCGTCGGCGCGGCAGGCGCGCTGGATCTGTCCACCGCGGTCGTCACTCGGCACGTCGCGGATCTCGAAGCGCGGCTGGGCACGCGACTACTGAACCGCACGACGCGCCGTCTATCGCTGACCGAATCCGGGGCGACCTATCTGGAGCGCGTGCGCCACATCCTCGCCGATCTCGAAGGCGTCGAGCAGATGGTGGTGGCGCGCAATCACGAGCCGGTGGGCACGCTGCGTATCGTCGCGCCGGTCGTGTTCGGGCTGCACAGCCTCGCGCCGGTCGTGCAGTCATACGCGGCGCGCTATCCGGACGTCATGCCCGACGTCACGCTCGCCGACCGCCACGTCGATCTCGTCGAAGAGGGCTTCGACGTCGGCATCCTGGTGGCGCGGCACATGCGCAGCGCGAGCATCGTGACCCGGCGGCTGACGACCGGCTACATGACGGTCTGCGCGACACCCGCCTATCTGGCGCAACACGGCACGCCGACGCGCCCCGAGGATCTACTCAGGCATTCGTGCCTAAGCCGGCCGACCGAGCAGAGCGGCGGCGAGGAGCGGGTGTTCAAGGGTCCGGACCGGGAAGTGCGGGTGCGGCCGACCAACGCGATCGCGGCGAACAACGCCGAGATGCTGCGGCAGTTCGCACTGCTGGGCATGGGCGTGGCGATCCTGCCGAGCTATCTGATCGGGCGGGATCTGACCGCGGGGCGGCTGGTGCGTCTGCTCGACGCGTACAGTCTGCCGCCCATCGAAATCACGATTGCCTATCCGAGCCGGCTGCATCTGCCGGCGAAGGTGCGGACGTTCATCGACCACCTGGTCGAGCATTTCCAGCCGGGAAGCGCGCCGGCGCCGACTTCCCGTGGCGCGGTGCAGGTGCGGGCGGTGGCGCGGGTAAGCGGGTCCGGCGATCCGACTGCGCGCGAGATCGCCCGTGACGCGCTCGAAAGCGGCGGCACGACGCGCCGTGTGATACGGGTGCCGCGCACCCGCATCGCGGCGTCGTCGCAGTTCTGA